From Sulfuracidifex tepidarius, one genomic window encodes:
- a CDS encoding nitrilase-related carbon-nitrogen hydrolase, translating to MEVSKDMGINVELAQIHVKPGNVKDNLEKHLSIMRKSVADCVVFPELSLTGYTTRDYFFNVTPSVDSALEKLMTTVDDIDKCVVLGIPREVRKGILRNSAVVLRKGKKPLFIDKLYLANYDLFDEKRYFQEGDVKNLRTFKYKGETMGTVVCEDAWHPEPIELLTRKGADIVFVISASPFRSSMIDIRDSWRSLIIAHSLMNSVWIVFINMVGQGEEEYFWGGSMISSPSGKVVMKMDDMKEETRTFLINAEENRRARFSSGAKDHRKELHKYLYHY from the coding sequence TTGGAGGTATCCAAGGATATGGGAATAAACGTAGAACTTGCTCAGATCCACGTCAAACCGGGTAATGTAAAGGACAACTTAGAGAAACATTTGTCAATCATGAGGAAAAGCGTAGCTGACTGCGTTGTCTTCCCAGAACTTTCTTTGACCGGGTATACGACTAGGGATTATTTCTTCAATGTTACTCCCAGTGTGGACTCAGCCTTAGAGAAACTTATGACTACAGTAGATGATATTGATAAGTGTGTCGTCCTAGGAATCCCAAGAGAAGTGAGGAAGGGCATACTGAGGAACTCCGCTGTAGTCCTCAGAAAAGGAAAGAAACCTCTATTCATCGATAAATTATATCTTGCTAACTACGACCTTTTTGACGAGAAAAGATACTTCCAAGAAGGAGACGTGAAGAACCTGAGGACGTTCAAGTATAAAGGAGAGACTATGGGCACAGTAGTCTGTGAAGATGCTTGGCATCCGGAACCAATAGAGCTTCTCACCAGGAAAGGAGCAGACATAGTCTTTGTGATATCCGCGTCTCCTTTTAGGTCTTCCATGATAGATATCAGAGATAGTTGGAGATCACTAATAATTGCTCATTCACTAATGAACTCTGTATGGATAGTCTTCATCAATATGGTAGGACAAGGCGAAGAGGAATACTTCTGGGGAGGATCCATGATTTCTTCTCCTTCTGGAAAAGTGGTAATGAAAATGGACGACATGAAAGAGGAAACAAGAACCTTCTTGATCAACGCTGAAGAAAACAGAAGGGCTAGGTTCAGCTCTGGTGCCAAAGACCATCGAAAAGAACTACATAAATACTTATATCATTACTGA
- a CDS encoding NAD+ synthase produces MMQELEMDWNFVSNYLITRLREYIQASGKKGGVIGLSGGIDSSVVLKLLTQATRNVHVLLMPSESTPAKDIQDSYTMLRSVGAPYSEIKIDDLVKSFSSKVDSDDKVLVGNIKARVRMTLLYAYAQKLDYLVIGTGDKSEILLGYFTKYGDGGVDVLPIGDLYKTQVKKLAQQIGIPKNIIEKPSSPALWEGQTAEGELGIDYESVDKILYLLYEKFMDPQKVAQEVKTSRENVDKVIRLVRNNEHKRKMPEIFKISGRTVGSDWRYPRIWE; encoded by the coding sequence ATGATGCAAGAGTTAGAAATGGACTGGAATTTCGTCTCAAATTACTTAATAACAAGACTTAGGGAGTACATCCAAGCTTCTGGGAAAAAGGGAGGAGTTATAGGACTGAGCGGGGGGATAGACTCCTCCGTAGTTCTAAAACTATTGACTCAAGCTACCAGGAACGTTCACGTCCTTCTAATGCCGTCTGAAAGTACTCCGGCAAAAGACATACAAGATTCCTACACGATGCTAAGAAGTGTGGGAGCGCCTTACTCTGAGATTAAAATTGATGACTTAGTGAAGTCTTTTTCCTCCAAGGTGGACAGCGACGACAAGGTATTGGTTGGGAACATAAAGGCAAGAGTCAGAATGACCTTACTTTACGCATATGCACAGAAACTTGATTACTTAGTAATAGGAACTGGAGACAAGAGCGAGATTCTGCTAGGCTACTTCACAAAATACGGTGACGGTGGAGTAGACGTCTTGCCCATAGGGGATCTATATAAGACTCAAGTAAAGAAACTTGCACAACAAATTGGAATACCCAAGAACATAATCGAGAAACCAAGCTCCCCAGCCTTATGGGAGGGACAGACTGCGGAGGGCGAATTAGGAATTGATTATGAAAGTGTAGATAAAATTCTTTATCTTCTCTATGAAAAATTTATGGACCCGCAGAAGGTAGCTCAAGAAGTAAAAACATCAAGAGAGAACGTGGATAAGGTGATTAGATTAGTCAGAAATAATGAGCATAAGAGGAAGATGCCTGAAATATTTAAAATATCTGGGAGAACTGTAGGTTCAGATTGGAGGTATCCAAGGATATGGGAATAA
- a CDS encoding uracil-DNA glycosylase, with product MIRDLEDEILGCTRCSRLIDYIRKVAIEKKPKYRNYQYWGKPLPGFGDPNAWLLIVGLAPAAHGGNRTGRVFTGDMSGERVYRALYEIGLSSSPKSESRYDLVELKGVYLTNAVKCAPPKNKPNKEEIGSCSYFLKKEIESLPKLKVILTLGRIAFDTTTNILGIDGKFSHMAIYSTNRLTVVASYHPSQQNFVSGRLTWGNWISIFYKIKTLYTSHNA from the coding sequence GTGATTAGAGACCTTGAGGACGAAATATTAGGCTGTACTCGCTGTTCCAGGCTTATCGATTATATACGAAAGGTTGCAATAGAGAAAAAACCAAAATATAGAAACTATCAATATTGGGGAAAACCATTACCTGGTTTTGGAGACCCAAACGCTTGGCTTTTAATAGTAGGCCTGGCTCCCGCAGCCCATGGAGGAAACAGAACGGGAAGGGTATTTACGGGGGACATGTCAGGAGAAAGAGTTTACAGAGCTCTATACGAGATAGGACTCAGTTCTTCCCCTAAAAGTGAAAGTAGATACGACCTAGTAGAATTAAAAGGAGTTTACCTAACTAACGCAGTCAAGTGTGCACCCCCGAAGAATAAACCAAATAAGGAAGAAATTGGATCTTGCTCGTACTTTCTGAAAAAAGAGATTGAATCATTACCCAAGCTGAAGGTCATACTTACCTTGGGAAGAATAGCCTTTGACACAACGACAAATATCCTTGGAATAGATGGAAAGTTCAGTCACATGGCAATTTACAGTACAAATAGATTAACCGTCGTGGCTTCATATCATCCCAGTCAGCAGAACTTTGTTTCTGGTAGATTAACTTGGGGAAATTGGATATCAATTTTTTACAAAATAAAAACACTCTATACATCACATAATGCTTAA
- a CDS encoding chlorite dismutase family protein translates to MYVMSLKLDNSWWSKSKEERASLINGLEETEKSLKTRLISIKRFVSMRWKSDLLYWLSSEDTSSLNDAKFSLISSLRGNASENYSMISVFRPSPYEMGKDMDVRKILDLPQLKYFVAYPMKKSPEWYLLNFEERRDIMMEHIKMAKTHPKNEGIRSYTTYSFGIQDDEFVVLYEMPSLSDWTVVVEKLREAKARKWITNEEPILVGETAELTSLFLK, encoded by the coding sequence ATGTATGTCATGTCATTAAAGTTAGATAACTCTTGGTGGTCTAAATCAAAGGAAGAACGCGCATCTCTCATTAACGGATTGGAAGAGACTGAGAAGAGCTTAAAGACGCGTCTTATCTCTATAAAGAGATTTGTATCGATGAGATGGAAATCTGACTTGCTTTATTGGTTGAGCTCTGAGGATACTAGCTCACTTAACGACGCTAAGTTCTCTCTCATTTCCTCGCTTAGGGGTAACGCGTCTGAGAACTACTCCATGATATCAGTATTCAGGCCTTCTCCATACGAAATGGGGAAAGACATGGACGTTAGAAAGATACTGGACTTACCACAGCTAAAGTATTTCGTTGCATATCCTATGAAGAAGTCTCCCGAATGGTATTTGCTGAACTTCGAAGAAAGGAGAGACATCATGATGGAGCATATAAAGATGGCTAAGACGCACCCTAAAAACGAAGGTATAAGGTCGTATACTACTTATTCCTTTGGAATTCAGGACGACGAGTTCGTTGTCTTATATGAGATGCCTTCCCTCTCAGATTGGACAGTTGTGGTAGAGAAGTTGAGAGAAGCTAAAGCTAGAAAATGGATTACAAATGAGGAGCCTATACTTGTAGGGGAAACTGCAGAGCTCACATCACTCTTCTTGAAATGA
- a CDS encoding NUDIX hydrolase has translation MKIYHGRKFDLEVEKVTLPNGVERELEIVKHRGSAAILPMISNDEMILIRQYRPVIGKYIYEIPAGSVEEGEDVEITARRELEEEVGYQAETMEKVLSFYPSPGITNEEMHLFLAQGLKYVGARPEPYEIIEPIKVKVNEALSMIERKEIVDAKTIIGIYFISRRVM, from the coding sequence ATGAAGATATATCATGGAAGAAAGTTCGATCTGGAGGTCGAGAAAGTTACGCTACCAAACGGGGTAGAAAGGGAGCTTGAAATCGTGAAGCACAGAGGTTCAGCTGCAATACTGCCTATGATCTCGAACGATGAGATGATCCTGATTAGGCAATACAGACCGGTAATCGGGAAGTACATCTACGAAATACCTGCAGGAAGCGTAGAGGAAGGAGAGGACGTAGAGATCACAGCTAGAAGAGAATTGGAGGAAGAAGTAGGTTATCAAGCCGAAACCATGGAGAAGGTACTCAGCTTCTATCCTTCTCCAGGTATAACGAACGAGGAGATGCATCTCTTCCTAGCTCAAGGATTGAAATACGTTGGGGCAAGACCAGAACCATATGAGATTATAGAGCCCATCAAGGTAAAAGTGAATGAAGCCCTCTCTATGATAGAGAGAAAAGAAATAGTTGATGCCAAGACTATAATAGGAATATATTTCATTTCAAGAAGAGTGATGTGA
- a CDS encoding HIT family protein, translated as MCLFCDIVEHRQNAFIVYQDDYVTAFLDKFPINPGHTLVVPNIHSENFLEMDKDTIGRVCSGLKLVANAVKTALKADGIRLVSNIGESAGQVIFHTHFHIMPAWSDDPEFPSFVPRKQQAEDYYRSMQNIITDTIKSILSKSEISGEVNGSS; from the coding sequence ATGTGTCTATTCTGCGATATTGTGGAACATAGACAAAACGCATTTATAGTCTATCAAGACGATTATGTTACTGCTTTCCTTGACAAGTTTCCTATAAACCCAGGACATACCTTGGTGGTTCCGAACATTCATTCTGAAAACTTTCTAGAAATGGATAAGGACACGATCGGGAGGGTATGTTCAGGTCTTAAGTTAGTAGCGAACGCTGTAAAGACTGCCTTGAAGGCTGATGGAATAAGACTAGTTTCTAATATAGGAGAGAGCGCAGGACAAGTGATATTTCATACTCATTTTCACATTATGCCAGCTTGGTCTGACGATCCCGAATTTCCATCCTTTGTTCCAAGAAAGCAACAAGCGGAAGATTATTATAGATCCATGCAAAACATTATTACTGATACAATTAAATCTATATTATCAAAAAGTGAGATTAGTGGTGAAGTAAATGGGTCTTCGTGA
- a CDS encoding FAD-binding and (Fe-S)-binding domain-containing protein, whose translation MGLREELEKLFGDDFRDDLASRLSHSSDMGFVPELVWSGIKLNIVPDYVVYPQSIEEVSELVKVALKYNVPITPYGRGTNRYGNGIPADGGILIDFSKMQNVTINENERTAIADPGATWKIIDIYAQQKGLQLRTFPSSYDSTVGGGIASDALGVGSYEFGFISDNVSFVDMINTKGELAHLEGKDLALVCGAEGITGIIVKAGVKLKPSSPNEAMVISYDNIDQTVNAIGEFYREVVPAWHIQVRGPGISSYIAEKFKAKLEPNKWNMVILYPSTRSTLVEPKLYRIAQSTGGRISEGEWTGWWSFNHGVNAALRTKGMLVHQHGLIHYTKLKELLESMEKLLGKLGTITPDGGYDVDIDLEKREVLLVNAFTEVSVSPIDKKVIYDLAKNTLMMEEFIKAGGSLLSIGIFAHKYTKNRLSVMSKTFSDYGVDRYEYISKYKEETDPDEIMNPGKVLDPKKRAKEVLEIPKKQNEALKLRFGIGLAKKLAPGGEVDGYKFVSNYLGDFADFGLKCIDCAMCVTVCPQYRLIPEWPYAPKGMFDMVKGAIAYYYLKGSIDIPDSTIAEISGCHKCGLCDGVCPAKIPISTLLIKLNAAVAKKSPDEPPVDLPLLNDPSISEVVDNNSESVLFVGKNIIANPSVAVIALKFLKLLGLKVRLIGTTGDSGFMDYISGNGSLLMDKMKKNFDVFSNALEVITLAPEDYKTMAVAYKDYSNFAKTDTIFDVVPFDMRVLKTVNIDGKNEEVNLHVACFSADYADEVMKRLRDKGFKVKKIEGCSGAILERNLGRRADTMARTLGERYGKIVTLCPLAAAKFRSVGIQAETLIEFLARKAGLTVDEYTVTSFKLSDEDRKQLQNFVSASILSSLMERADVMAETLSFSSSGIDEYKKIIEPLINDAIDEVGSSIAMRLTDQITKSASESNMNKVSVAASFVRALSDVISSIQMDQVIQPFLSTLRSKTTEEFDDRTVISSIVTLIRQNEAKIKDIVAHKINIS comes from the coding sequence ATGGGTCTTCGTGAAGAACTTGAAAAACTATTTGGAGATGACTTCCGAGATGATCTAGCCAGCAGGCTTTCTCATTCATCAGACATGGGTTTTGTCCCTGAGCTAGTCTGGAGCGGGATCAAGCTTAACATAGTTCCAGATTACGTAGTTTACCCACAGAGTATAGAGGAAGTGAGTGAGTTAGTGAAGGTAGCTCTTAAGTATAACGTGCCTATAACCCCCTACGGCAGAGGTACAAATAGGTACGGCAACGGTATCCCTGCAGATGGAGGAATACTGATTGACTTCTCGAAAATGCAGAACGTAACTATAAACGAGAACGAGAGGACGGCAATAGCAGATCCTGGAGCAACGTGGAAGATAATTGACATTTACGCCCAACAGAAGGGATTGCAATTGAGGACTTTCCCTTCTAGTTACGATTCAACTGTAGGAGGAGGAATAGCTAGTGATGCTCTAGGTGTTGGATCCTATGAGTTCGGTTTCATTTCCGATAACGTGAGCTTCGTAGACATGATAAACACAAAGGGGGAATTAGCTCATTTAGAGGGGAAGGACCTAGCCTTAGTTTGCGGAGCAGAGGGAATAACTGGTATCATTGTAAAAGCAGGAGTCAAGCTCAAGCCTTCCTCTCCTAACGAAGCGATGGTTATATCGTACGACAACATAGATCAGACTGTTAACGCGATAGGAGAGTTCTACAGAGAAGTCGTACCTGCATGGCACATTCAAGTGAGAGGGCCAGGGATATCGTCCTATATAGCTGAGAAGTTCAAAGCTAAGTTGGAGCCAAACAAATGGAATATGGTCATACTTTACCCCTCAACTAGGTCTACGTTAGTAGAACCCAAGCTATACAGGATAGCCCAGTCTACTGGAGGAAGGATCTCAGAAGGGGAGTGGACGGGTTGGTGGTCTTTCAATCATGGTGTCAACGCTGCTCTGAGGACTAAGGGAATGCTTGTTCATCAGCACGGTTTGATTCACTACACTAAACTGAAGGAGCTCTTGGAAAGCATGGAGAAGCTTTTAGGTAAACTTGGTACAATAACCCCAGACGGAGGGTATGACGTAGATATAGACCTGGAGAAGAGAGAAGTACTTCTAGTTAATGCGTTTACCGAGGTTAGCGTTAGTCCAATAGATAAGAAGGTGATCTATGATCTTGCTAAAAACACTCTTATGATGGAGGAATTCATCAAGGCTGGAGGGTCACTTCTGTCTATAGGAATTTTTGCTCATAAATATACTAAAAACAGACTCAGTGTTATGAGCAAGACGTTTTCCGACTACGGGGTAGATAGGTACGAGTACATCTCCAAATACAAGGAAGAGACCGACCCAGACGAGATAATGAACCCAGGGAAGGTTCTGGATCCTAAGAAGAGGGCCAAGGAAGTATTAGAGATACCTAAGAAACAAAACGAGGCACTGAAGTTGAGGTTCGGCATAGGTTTAGCCAAAAAGCTTGCCCCAGGAGGGGAGGTAGACGGATATAAATTTGTGAGCAATTATTTGGGAGACTTTGCAGACTTCGGGTTGAAATGTATTGACTGTGCGATGTGTGTAACTGTATGCCCTCAGTATAGGCTCATCCCAGAGTGGCCTTATGCTCCGAAGGGTATGTTCGATATGGTAAAAGGTGCAATAGCATACTATTACCTTAAGGGATCTATTGATATACCAGATAGTACTATAGCCGAGATATCTGGATGTCACAAATGCGGACTATGTGACGGCGTATGTCCAGCTAAAATACCCATTTCTACATTGCTCATAAAGCTGAACGCAGCAGTAGCTAAGAAATCTCCAGACGAGCCTCCTGTAGACTTACCTCTGTTAAATGATCCGTCTATTTCTGAGGTAGTGGACAATAATAGCGAAAGTGTGTTATTTGTTGGCAAGAACATAATAGCAAATCCTAGCGTTGCAGTGATTGCATTAAAATTCTTGAAACTACTCGGTCTAAAAGTTCGTCTAATTGGAACTACTGGAGATAGCGGTTTCATGGACTACATAAGCGGGAATGGTTCCCTGCTAATGGATAAGATGAAGAAGAACTTTGATGTATTTTCAAATGCTTTGGAAGTAATAACCTTAGCTCCAGAGGACTACAAAACGATGGCAGTGGCGTATAAAGACTATTCTAACTTTGCGAAAACCGATACAATTTTTGATGTAGTTCCATTCGACATGAGAGTTTTGAAGACTGTGAATATAGATGGTAAGAACGAAGAGGTAAACCTTCATGTAGCGTGCTTCTCAGCAGACTATGCAGACGAGGTAATGAAAAGACTGAGAGATAAAGGTTTCAAAGTAAAGAAGATAGAAGGCTGTTCTGGTGCGATACTTGAACGCAACCTGGGCAGAAGGGCGGATACCATGGCTAGAACATTAGGGGAGAGATATGGCAAAATTGTTACTCTATGTCCATTGGCCGCAGCCAAGTTTAGAAGCGTGGGAATACAGGCTGAGACCTTAATCGAATTCTTGGCCAGAAAGGCTGGACTTACAGTTGACGAGTATACCGTTACCTCGTTTAAATTGTCCGATGAGGATAGAAAGCAACTCCAGAACTTTGTATCTGCATCAATTCTCTCGTCCCTTATGGAGAGAGCAGACGTAATGGCAGAGACATTGAGCTTCTCCTCCTCAGGGATAGATGAATACAAGAAGATAATTGAACCTCTGATTAATGATGCTATAGATGAAGTAGGTTCTTCCATAGCAATGAGATTGACAGACCAAATAACTAAATCTGCGTCGGAATCAAACATGAATAAGGTTTCTGTAGCCGCGTCTTTCGTTAGAGCGTTATCTGATGTGATCTCCTCAATTCAAATGGATCAAGTAATTCAACCATTTCTCTCTACTTTGAGGTCGAAGACAACTGAGGAGTTCGACGATAGAACTGTAATATCATCTATAGTGACCCTGATAAGACAGAACGAGGCAAAAATAAAGGATATAGTTGCACATAAGATAAATATTAGTTAA
- a CDS encoding TIM barrel protein, with the protein MATIFLGTAGVPFSAKKGTTIDGVKAIREMSLNAMEVEFVQGVRMKRETAEETGKVAKELEVRLSVHAPYFINLCSSEEEKVKASKQRILDTADRAEAMGADAIAIHAAFYGKMKPEECYQKVKAEMTDIVDRAREGGIKNVKFGIETMAKETALGTLDEVIGISKEVKGVIPYIDWAHTFARQGGKIDYKEIIERLKRELNLTHINSHFESLKMSKGKYVDVHVPIEAEAPPFKPLAEVLIKEDISISLVCESPELERDALKMRDILKNYGYVIK; encoded by the coding sequence ATGGCAACGATTTTCCTCGGTACTGCAGGGGTTCCATTCTCAGCTAAGAAAGGAACAACGATTGACGGAGTGAAGGCAATAAGGGAAATGTCCCTCAACGCGATGGAAGTTGAGTTCGTTCAGGGAGTAAGAATGAAAAGGGAGACTGCTGAGGAGACAGGGAAGGTAGCAAAGGAATTAGAAGTGAGGCTATCAGTTCACGCCCCTTATTTCATCAACTTATGTTCGAGCGAAGAGGAAAAGGTTAAAGCGTCTAAACAGAGGATCCTTGATACGGCAGATAGGGCTGAAGCAATGGGTGCGGACGCTATAGCGATTCATGCTGCGTTCTACGGTAAGATGAAACCTGAAGAGTGCTATCAGAAGGTCAAAGCTGAGATGACAGACATTGTAGATAGGGCTAGAGAAGGAGGAATAAAGAACGTCAAGTTCGGGATAGAGACCATGGCTAAGGAGACTGCTTTAGGTACTTTAGACGAAGTCATAGGAATATCCAAGGAAGTGAAAGGAGTAATCCCCTACATAGACTGGGCACACACCTTTGCCAGGCAAGGTGGAAAGATAGACTATAAGGAAATCATAGAAAGGCTAAAGAGGGAACTTAACCTAACTCACATCAATTCTCACTTTGAGTCGTTGAAGATGAGTAAGGGGAAGTACGTTGACGTCCACGTGCCTATAGAGGCTGAAGCGCCTCCGTTCAAACCTTTAGCCGAGGTCTTAATCAAGGAGGACATATCGATCTCTTTGGTCTGTGAGAGCCCAGAATTAGAGAGGGATGCCTTAAAAATGAGAGATATATTAAAGAACTATGGTTACGTCATTAAATAA
- a CDS encoding phosphoglycolate phosphatase: protein MVTSLNKVLVVSDYDRTLAHEKDGFFLDDRVKERVENFAKNNFFAVVSGREKRLIDVFARGFTPTAWVLENGALIFVKGEEKVNAPECWFHEREKISSTLKEMNIPYSLGKVIIYINNRKLSHEEISSLNELCDVEYNRGDAMLLPKGVNKASGILKLKEILKFGGLTVGVGDGENDLKMMEVVDVKVAVKNAVPCIKEIADVVLTHEDGEGIMELLDMIEKGELKSSEA, encoded by the coding sequence ATGGTTACGTCATTAAATAAGGTCCTGGTTGTATCTGACTACGACCGGACCCTTGCCCACGAGAAGGATGGTTTTTTCCTGGATGATAGAGTTAAGGAAAGAGTAGAGAACTTCGCTAAGAACAATTTCTTTGCTGTAGTCTCTGGGAGAGAGAAGAGATTGATAGATGTTTTCGCTAGAGGGTTCACCCCTACTGCATGGGTACTTGAGAACGGGGCTTTGATTTTCGTTAAAGGGGAGGAAAAAGTTAATGCACCTGAATGCTGGTTTCACGAAAGGGAGAAAATTTCGTCAACCCTAAAAGAGATGAATATACCTTACAGCTTAGGTAAAGTGATAATCTACATTAATAACAGGAAACTAAGCCACGAGGAGATCTCGTCGTTGAATGAGCTGTGCGATGTGGAATATAACAGAGGAGATGCCATGTTGCTACCCAAGGGAGTAAACAAGGCAAGCGGGATCTTGAAGTTGAAGGAGATCCTCAAATTCGGTGGGCTAACGGTAGGAGTCGGAGATGGTGAGAACGACCTAAAGATGATGGAAGTAGTTGACGTAAAAGTCGCTGTTAAGAACGCTGTTCCCTGTATCAAGGAGATAGCCGACGTAGTTTTGACACATGAGGACGGTGAGGGTATAATGGAGCTATTAGACATGATAGAGAAAGGAGAGTTGAAGTCAAGTGAGGCCTAG
- a CDS encoding HAD family hydrolase, protein MTIDTVLVDMGETLVSFNPKYHQNVAILLNNFGYKIDEKKVFRAVYKVLGNHHYPHPEIWGLSQPDFRDIFLELGLYPEPRIVEKLNSSQLLSSKWGLFEDSLYFLEEVRKRGKKLVLVTNSTDSVFRIVKETGIEKYFDSIVTSYELGIMKPHPKIFSYAMSSVGGRNGVHIGDIYEIDYIGAKRSFVTPILLDRDDFYDDLKCKKVKDLRGALKVIDKMDES, encoded by the coding sequence ATGACTATTGATACAGTTTTAGTTGATATGGGAGAGACCCTTGTCTCATTCAATCCTAAGTATCACCAGAACGTGGCGATCCTCCTGAATAATTTCGGGTACAAGATAGATGAGAAGAAGGTATTCAGGGCAGTGTACAAGGTTCTGGGGAACCATCACTATCCCCACCCTGAGATCTGGGGACTTTCTCAGCCAGACTTCAGGGACATTTTCCTAGAGTTAGGACTGTACCCTGAGCCGAGAATTGTGGAGAAGTTGAACAGTTCACAGCTCCTATCAAGTAAATGGGGTCTATTCGAGGACTCTTTGTATTTTCTTGAGGAAGTTAGGAAGAGAGGTAAGAAACTCGTTCTTGTAACTAACTCTACGGATAGCGTATTCAGGATAGTCAAGGAAACTGGAATAGAGAAGTACTTTGACTCTATAGTGACCTCTTACGAACTCGGTATTATGAAACCGCACCCCAAGATATTCAGCTACGCGATGAGTAGTGTCGGAGGGAGAAATGGAGTACACATAGGGGATATTTACGAGATAGACTACATTGGGGCTAAGAGGTCTTTCGTTACTCCTATCCTCCTAGATCGTGATGACTTTTACGATGACCTGAAATGCAAGAAAGTTAAGGACCTGAGAGGGGCGCTTAAAGTCATAGACAAGATGGACGAGAGCTAG